In the genome of Anaerolineae bacterium, one region contains:
- a CDS encoding sugar ABC transporter substrate-binding protein, with protein MKRLSRHARVVAVLAILLATLALSLPSSAQEPVTIAFWSRDSAAALVQSLADAWNASHDNQIEVTLIPAAEYITKLGTAIAAGEPPDLLAIDLIYVPQFAAAGQLTEISELAAGLPFFDTLSPSHIRLATYEDGLYALPFNAEASVLLYNKDLFRQAGLDPEQPPTNWQEIYDAAVAISALGEDIDGFYFSGACAGCNAFTFLPLIWASGGDVLNEDATEATLTDPMVKAALEFYHQMWTEGLMPETALVDAGAEFLSAFFSGKIGMMGSGAFSISTLKNEHPEIDFGITFLPGKEGGVSSFAGGDSIGIPAGSKYPEEAFEFIEWVLSDEVQLEMFARTASLPVRTDLAENKYFEEDPRLTTNAQAMALGRTPYSLVYNQLFNDSNGPWLAMIQQAVFDGQIDEAIAYAQQQFTEIMAQVQD; from the coding sequence ATGAAACGCCTGTCCCGCCATGCCAGAGTCGTCGCCGTGCTGGCGATCCTCCTGGCCACCCTTGCGTTGTCCCTGCCGTCCTCAGCCCAGGAGCCGGTGACCATCGCCTTCTGGTCGCGTGACTCAGCCGCAGCACTCGTGCAGTCCCTGGCTGACGCCTGGAACGCCTCCCACGACAACCAGATCGAAGTCACCCTGATCCCGGCTGCGGAATACATCACCAAGCTGGGGACTGCCATCGCGGCTGGCGAGCCGCCGGATCTGCTGGCCATCGACCTGATCTACGTGCCACAGTTCGCCGCTGCCGGGCAGTTAACCGAGATCAGCGAGCTTGCTGCCGGGCTGCCGTTCTTTGATACCCTCAGCCCTTCGCATATCCGTCTGGCTACCTATGAAGACGGCCTGTACGCCCTGCCGTTCAACGCGGAAGCCTCGGTGCTGCTGTACAACAAGGACCTGTTCCGGCAAGCCGGCCTGGACCCTGAGCAGCCACCGACTAACTGGCAGGAGATCTACGACGCTGCAGTAGCCATCTCCGCCCTGGGTGAGGATATCGATGGTTTCTACTTCTCCGGCGCCTGCGCAGGCTGCAACGCCTTCACCTTCCTGCCCCTGATCTGGGCCAGCGGTGGTGATGTCCTCAATGAAGACGCCACCGAAGCGACACTGACCGATCCGATGGTCAAGGCAGCGCTGGAGTTCTACCATCAGATGTGGACTGAGGGGCTGATGCCAGAGACCGCCCTGGTTGACGCCGGCGCAGAATTCCTGAGCGCGTTCTTCTCCGGCAAGATCGGGATGATGGGTTCTGGCGCGTTCTCGATCAGCACCCTGAAGAACGAACATCCAGAGATCGACTTTGGCATCACCTTCCTGCCCGGCAAGGAAGGGGGCGTCTCCTCCTTCGCCGGTGGCGACTCGATTGGCATTCCTGCCGGTTCGAAGTATCCTGAGGAAGCATTCGAGTTTATCGAGTGGGTGCTCTCAGACGAAGTTCAGCTTGAGATGTTCGCCCGGACGGCTTCCCTGCCGGTTCGCACCGACCTGGCGGAGAACAAGTACTTTGAAGAGGACCCGCGCCTGACCACCAACGCCCAGGCGATGGCGCTTGGCCGGACGCCCTACAGCCTGGTCTACAACCAGCTCTTTAACGACTCCAATGGCCCCTGGCTGGCGATGATCCAGCAGGCAGTCTTTGACGGCCAGATCGACGAGGCCATTGCGTATGCTCAGCAGCAGTTCACGGAGATCATGGCTCAGGTCCAGGATTAG
- a CDS encoding extracellular solute-binding protein encodes MFRRLVLAAVALLLIAAMVPTVYGQGGPVTVKLWMHVHPPRVPLDEELIAQFEAENPDINVEYTTIPDQEWDTALATALAGGGGPDLFNQATFAIGDFYNQGILAPVDPVAAGYADQQAIFDAYAFGESLLAGAVFDGVLYGLPTELSAYGCYANNDLFEAAGLDPVADFPKTWEEMREVAEKLTIRDESGALVQRGFDFIWSNSIFMLLIFNPMVQQLGSDMIDEVNLVAHIDTPEVRQVMSYWNDWVNTWKLGGPQYEFTRNAFLAGNLAMDCDMGNWGVPQVEEAGINYTLHPQPRWANAVSNNAMANYAYFFMVNANAAPEVQTAAWKLAGFLTSEPQRYFDVAGLFQSKKDFVESEYFQQNEIMPTFLADMGVSKYHPRIPAFFEVTDALMRGRDRIIVGGESMDVVLPEMEQEVNDILARAAGR; translated from the coding sequence ATGTTCCGTCGATTGGTTCTTGCTGCAGTCGCCCTTCTTCTGATCGCAGCGATGGTGCCAACCGTCTATGGCCAGGGAGGCCCCGTCACCGTCAAGCTGTGGATGCATGTCCATCCGCCGCGGGTTCCGCTGGATGAAGAACTGATCGCCCAGTTTGAAGCGGAAAATCCCGATATCAACGTGGAATACACCACCATCCCTGACCAGGAATGGGATACCGCCCTGGCGACCGCGCTGGCGGGCGGCGGTGGCCCGGACCTGTTCAACCAGGCGACCTTTGCCATCGGTGATTTCTACAACCAGGGCATCCTGGCGCCGGTTGATCCGGTCGCCGCGGGCTACGCCGATCAGCAGGCCATCTTTGACGCCTACGCTTTCGGTGAGTCCCTGCTGGCCGGCGCAGTGTTCGATGGCGTGCTGTATGGGCTGCCCACCGAACTGAGCGCTTACGGCTGCTACGCGAACAACGATCTCTTTGAGGCAGCCGGGCTTGACCCGGTGGCCGACTTCCCCAAGACCTGGGAAGAGATGAGAGAAGTCGCCGAGAAGCTGACCATCCGTGACGAGAGCGGCGCCCTGGTTCAGCGCGGCTTCGACTTCATCTGGAGCAACTCGATCTTCATGCTGCTGATCTTCAACCCGATGGTTCAACAGCTCGGCAGCGACATGATCGACGAGGTCAATCTTGTAGCGCACATCGACACGCCGGAAGTCCGGCAGGTGATGAGCTACTGGAATGACTGGGTCAACACCTGGAAGCTGGGCGGCCCGCAATATGAGTTCACACGCAACGCGTTCCTGGCTGGCAACCTGGCGATGGACTGCGACATGGGCAACTGGGGTGTGCCACAGGTGGAGGAGGCTGGCATCAACTACACGCTCCATCCACAACCGCGCTGGGCCAATGCCGTCAGCAACAATGCCATGGCCAACTACGCCTACTTCTTCATGGTGAACGCGAACGCCGCGCCGGAAGTGCAGACTGCTGCCTGGAAGCTGGCCGGCTTCCTGACTTCAGAGCCGCAGCGGTACTTCGATGTCGCCGGCCTGTTCCAGTCCAAGAAGGACTTTGTGGAATCCGAGTACTTCCAGCAAAACGAGATCATGCCCACCTTCCTGGCGGACATGGGCGTCAGCAAGTACCATCCGCGCATCCCGGCCTTCTTCGAAGTCACGGATGCGCTGATGCGTGGGCGTGACCGGATCATTGTCGGCGGCGAAAGCATGGATGTCGTACTGCCCGAAATGGAGCAGGAAGTCAACGACATTCTGGCCCGCGCTGCCGGTCGATAA
- a CDS encoding DUF362 domain-containing protein, producing the protein MANIVYWGSPRQVQLDSAETLPAKLDLILEQLKLRERVRGKRVAIKMHLGGNVGYSMVHPVFVRRVVQAVLDGGGKPFVTDLPHAVADAHTRGYTAETLGCPLYPSTGLDEKWVERIPYHYRNVTEFLLGGAIKEADFLIDLAHVKGHPDSGWGAALKNLALGCFAGKTRSAMHDTCHFDAYFHKELCPDEATRIAIKESCPYGAIVDDKQDPGALHLHYNQCNQCMRCQAVAKGAFEIKRSNFLAFLEVCVIAAKLVLDTFEPGQAVFINLATQMTPVCDCFGFTGLPVLPDAGVFGSDDLVALEQATLDMLAKTPIIEENLPGMMEIVTREGHPFQHIHGPYKDVYAQVAMAEAMGLGSREYTLVDVMPVREPDFKRVTYIPAAPK; encoded by the coding sequence ATGGCTAACATCGTTTACTGGGGATCGCCCCGGCAGGTACAACTGGACAGCGCGGAAACCCTACCGGCCAAACTGGACCTCATCCTGGAGCAACTCAAGCTACGCGAGCGGGTGCGCGGCAAGCGCGTGGCGATCAAGATGCACCTGGGAGGCAATGTCGGTTACTCTATGGTGCATCCGGTCTTTGTGCGGCGGGTGGTGCAGGCAGTGCTGGATGGCGGCGGTAAGCCGTTTGTCACCGATCTGCCCCACGCGGTCGCGGACGCACACACCCGCGGCTATACGGCGGAAACGCTGGGTTGTCCGTTGTATCCCAGCACCGGCCTCGATGAGAAGTGGGTCGAGCGGATCCCCTACCATTACCGCAACGTGACTGAATTCCTCCTGGGCGGCGCGATCAAGGAGGCCGACTTCCTGATCGACCTGGCGCATGTCAAGGGTCACCCGGATTCAGGCTGGGGTGCGGCCCTCAAAAACTTAGCCCTGGGCTGCTTCGCCGGCAAGACGCGCAGCGCGATGCACGACACCTGCCATTTTGACGCATACTTCCACAAGGAGCTTTGCCCGGACGAGGCGACCCGCATCGCCATCAAAGAGTCCTGTCCCTATGGCGCAATTGTGGACGACAAGCAAGACCCCGGAGCGTTGCACCTGCACTACAACCAGTGTAATCAGTGCATGCGCTGCCAGGCCGTCGCCAAGGGCGCCTTTGAGATCAAGCGCAGCAACTTCCTGGCCTTCCTGGAAGTCTGCGTAATTGCGGCCAAGCTGGTGCTGGATACCTTCGAGCCAGGCCAGGCGGTATTCATCAACCTGGCGACCCAGATGACCCCGGTATGCGACTGCTTCGGATTCACCGGCCTGCCGGTGTTGCCGGACGCTGGCGTCTTTGGCTCCGACGATCTGGTGGCGCTGGAGCAAGCCACGCTGGATATGCTGGCCAAGACGCCGATCATCGAGGAGAACCTGCCGGGCATGATGGAGATCGTCACCCGGGAAGGCCACCCCTTCCAGCACATCCACGGCCCATACAAAGACGTATACGCCCAGGTGGCGATGGCCGAGGCCATGGGTCTGGGTAGTCGCGAGTACACGCTGGTCGACGTTATGCCGGTCAGGGAGCCGGACTTCAAGCGGGTGACCTACATCCCAGCCGCGCCGAAGTAG
- a CDS encoding carbohydrate ABC transporter permease: MGRSISWRRLVSRLLLYLVFISLAVIFLFPISWSVITSVKPPAEAAAIPPTGLPSRITWDNYLKLNEFGAGAGRYLFNSISVSVMTVVGTIILSTLAGYGFSRFSFPAKGVLFLMILATLMIPFQSILTPLFLILTRLKLQNTLPGLALVYITFQLPFGVFVMRNSFDTVPRELEEAALLDGCSSVSLLYRVMLPIVLPGIITAGIYAFLNAWNEFLAALIFMNQQSMFTFPILLNSVNTGLYGAVDWGALQAGVTISILPSILMFLMLQRYYIQGLTGGSVKA; the protein is encoded by the coding sequence ATGGGTCGATCCATATCATGGCGGCGGCTGGTTTCCAGGCTGTTGCTATACCTGGTGTTCATCAGCCTGGCGGTGATCTTCCTGTTTCCGATCTCCTGGTCGGTGATCACGTCCGTCAAGCCCCCCGCGGAAGCGGCGGCCATCCCGCCGACCGGCCTGCCCTCGCGCATCACCTGGGATAACTACCTCAAGCTAAACGAATTCGGGGCCGGCGCCGGACGCTACCTGTTCAATAGCATCAGCGTCTCGGTGATGACTGTTGTCGGGACGATCATCCTCAGCACACTGGCCGGTTACGGTTTCTCCCGCTTTTCATTCCCGGCCAAGGGTGTGCTGTTCCTGATGATCCTGGCCACGCTGATGATCCCGTTCCAGTCTATCCTCACGCCGCTGTTCCTGATCCTGACTCGCCTTAAACTGCAGAACACGCTGCCCGGCCTGGCGCTGGTCTATATCACGTTCCAGTTGCCGTTTGGCGTGTTTGTGATGCGCAATTCGTTTGACACTGTCCCGCGGGAACTGGAGGAAGCCGCCCTCCTGGACGGCTGCTCCTCGGTCAGCCTGCTCTACCGCGTCATGCTGCCGATTGTGCTGCCCGGCATCATCACAGCAGGGATTTACGCCTTCCTGAATGCGTGGAACGAATTTCTAGCCGCGCTGATTTTCATGAACCAGCAATCGATGTTCACCTTCCCCATCCTGCTCAACAGCGTCAATACCGGGCTGTACGGGGCGGTGGACTGGGGCGCATTGCAGGCCGGCGTGACCATCTCGATCCTGCCCAGCATCCTGATGTTCCTGATGCTCCAGCGTTACTATATTCAGGGTCTCACCGGCGGATCGGTAAAGGCGTAG
- a CDS encoding substrate-binding domain-containing protein, with translation MNKTRILGLLLVVALVVLGGQAVAQEPVTIRIGMVNFSLCCPYFIGMSKAVEEEAAYYDNIQLLITDANGDAEKLTSDVEDLLAQDVDGLIVSGAWLEAAPAALDAIQQAGVPVVLVDRKLKGGDYTSWVGPDNYLIGVQDGQYIADRLGGEGLLVVLRGGPADNSIGLDRTNGMLSVVEKTNIRVEMAPDFGGWSSDGGFTLMEDMLARFDKIDAVFCENDSMCLGAMRAIADAGRSEEMFLCGVDGEKAALEAIMAEGSNYACTGRNNSDQIGRAAFHRLMAILAGANPPHDTVLPSPLITIDNVMRHYDPDSVF, from the coding sequence ATGAACAAGACCCGCATCTTGGGACTCTTGTTGGTGGTCGCCCTGGTTGTCCTGGGTGGTCAGGCCGTGGCCCAGGAACCTGTTACCATCAGGATCGGGATGGTCAACTTCTCGCTGTGCTGCCCGTACTTCATCGGGATGTCCAAGGCCGTTGAAGAGGAAGCAGCGTACTACGACAACATCCAGCTGCTCATTACCGACGCCAATGGTGACGCTGAGAAGCTGACATCCGATGTTGAAGACCTGCTGGCGCAGGATGTTGACGGGTTGATTGTCAGCGGCGCCTGGCTGGAGGCAGCCCCGGCTGCTCTGGATGCCATCCAGCAGGCGGGTGTTCCGGTCGTCCTGGTTGACCGCAAGCTGAAGGGCGGCGACTATACCAGCTGGGTCGGCCCGGATAACTACCTCATTGGCGTGCAGGATGGCCAGTATATCGCCGACAGGCTCGGTGGTGAGGGCCTGCTGGTTGTCCTGCGCGGCGGCCCCGCGGACAACTCGATCGGTCTGGACCGGACCAACGGTATGCTCTCTGTAGTTGAAAAGACTAACATCCGCGTGGAGATGGCCCCGGACTTCGGCGGTTGGAGTTCCGATGGTGGCTTCACGCTGATGGAGGATATGCTGGCCCGCTTTGACAAGATCGATGCTGTCTTCTGTGAAAACGACTCGATGTGCCTGGGCGCGATGCGTGCCATCGCTGATGCAGGCCGCAGTGAAGAGATGTTCCTGTGCGGCGTCGATGGTGAGAAGGCTGCGCTGGAAGCCATCATGGCTGAAGGCTCCAACTACGCTTGCACTGGCCGCAACAACTCGGATCAGATCGGTCGCGCGGCGTTCCACCGGCTGATGGCCATCCTGGCCGGGGCCAACCCGCCGCATGACACCGTGCTGCCTTCGCCGTTGATCACGATTGACAACGTGATGCGGCACTACGATCCGGATAGTGTCTTCTAG
- a CDS encoding carbohydrate ABC transporter permease, with the protein MTRLTPVATLSSQPTLSLRLAHWWDDLRRHPQRILLVLLAIFVAAVFALPLYFMVSSSFKADQEVLASPVHWVPQDFQGLTNFQRAFAEIPLARYFFNSFLMAGIDVVVTVIFSALAGYGFAKFDFPGKRLCFLFVLSTIMVPFQILLVPLFIQIHSMGWDDTYAGLIIPGIMNAFGVFMMRQFAYAIPNELLDAARMDGASEVRIFWQIVFPLLSSASASLAVIIFLFSWNNFLWPLIVIKSEAITTVPVGITVFTQPHSAQPQWAVAMAVSTLATLPILVLFIFFQRYFIEGFVLSGLKG; encoded by the coding sequence ATGACCAGACTGACCCCCGTCGCAACGCTTTCGTCCCAACCAACGCTTTCCCTGCGGCTCGCGCACTGGTGGGATGATCTCCGGCGGCACCCGCAGCGTATCCTGCTGGTGTTATTGGCGATCTTCGTGGCCGCGGTATTCGCGCTGCCGCTGTACTTCATGGTCAGCAGCAGCTTCAAGGCGGATCAGGAGGTGCTCGCCTCGCCGGTGCACTGGGTCCCGCAGGACTTCCAGGGGCTGACCAACTTCCAGCGAGCCTTCGCCGAGATTCCCCTCGCCCGCTACTTCTTCAACAGCTTCCTGATGGCAGGCATCGACGTCGTCGTGACGGTGATCTTCTCAGCACTGGCAGGGTACGGGTTCGCCAAGTTTGATTTTCCGGGCAAGCGGTTGTGCTTCCTGTTCGTACTCAGCACGATCATGGTGCCCTTCCAGATCCTGCTGGTTCCGCTGTTCATTCAGATTCACTCCATGGGCTGGGACGACACCTATGCCGGCCTGATCATCCCCGGAATCATGAACGCCTTTGGCGTCTTCATGATGCGCCAGTTTGCCTACGCCATCCCGAACGAATTACTGGATGCAGCCCGCATGGACGGGGCCAGCGAGGTGCGGATCTTCTGGCAAATTGTCTTCCCCCTGCTGTCATCGGCGTCGGCCAGCCTGGCGGTGATCATCTTCCTCTTCAGCTGGAACAACTTTCTCTGGCCCCTGATCGTGATCAAGAGTGAGGCGATCACCACGGTGCCCGTGGGCATCACGGTTTTCACCCAGCCCCATTCCGCACAGCCCCAGTGGGCCGTCGCTATGGCCGTTTCCACCCTGGCTACCCTGCCGATCCTGGTCCTGTTCATCTTCTTCCAGCGCTATTTCATCGAGGGTTTTGTGCTCTCCGGTCTAAAAGGTTAA
- a CDS encoding DegT/DnrJ/EryC1/StrS family aminotransferase, with protein MSEKSPLLPYEWPGSYYIGEEEIEAVTRVLLARSPFRFYGPDLQHYVDQLEDAYRKRLGRAHALAVNSGTAALSIALSAMDVGPGDEVLLPGYLWVSCISAVVRAGAIPRLVDIDDTFFMDPDDLERKITPHSKVVMAINMSGTTGHIDRVVEIAHAHNLLVLEDTAQANGASFRGRPLGSFGDMAIFSFQLNKNMTAGEGGMIVCDDPILYDRAVAFHDLGYPRNAQGRLVTDQPEYQLWGQGSRMNELSAAMLVAQERKLDTITAAMRRLNHRLYAGLAGIAGLRPRRVLDPAGDSGPFVLLIWPDAETCQRMVAATRAAGVVTGPLGINNIPMTEWGLHLYYNNVSLTQKRGVNSAGRPWSDPANAFAAGYTYGRGTLKQADDLFSRTSLLSVPPALTDEACDHLIAIFRQAAADLGL; from the coding sequence ATGTCCGAAAAGTCACCCCTCCTTCCTTACGAATGGCCCGGCAGCTACTACATTGGCGAAGAGGAAATCGAGGCGGTCACCAGAGTGCTGCTGGCCCGCAGCCCTTTCCGCTTCTATGGGCCTGACCTGCAGCATTACGTCGACCAGCTTGAAGATGCCTACCGCAAGCGGCTGGGACGCGCCCACGCCCTGGCGGTCAACAGTGGCACGGCAGCCCTGTCGATTGCCCTGAGCGCTATGGATGTCGGCCCCGGCGACGAGGTACTCCTGCCGGGCTATCTGTGGGTATCGTGCATCTCTGCGGTGGTACGCGCCGGGGCTATCCCTCGTCTGGTCGATATCGATGACACCTTTTTCATGGACCCTGACGACCTGGAGCGCAAGATCACCCCGCACTCTAAAGTCGTGATGGCGATCAACATGAGCGGCACGACCGGCCATATCGATCGGGTGGTCGAGATCGCCCATGCCCATAACCTGCTTGTCCTGGAAGATACTGCCCAGGCCAATGGCGCGTCCTTCCGCGGGCGACCACTGGGCAGTTTTGGCGACATGGCGATCTTCAGCTTCCAGCTCAACAAAAACATGACCGCCGGAGAAGGCGGGATGATCGTGTGCGATGATCCAATCCTCTATGATCGGGCGGTGGCATTCCATGATCTGGGCTACCCGCGCAACGCGCAGGGCCGACTGGTTACCGACCAGCCGGAATACCAGCTGTGGGGTCAGGGTAGCCGCATGAATGAACTGAGTGCGGCGATGCTGGTGGCCCAGGAGCGCAAGCTGGACACAATCACAGCAGCCATGCGCCGGTTGAACCATCGACTGTATGCTGGCCTTGCCGGCATTGCTGGCCTGCGGCCCCGCCGCGTACTTGACCCGGCAGGCGACAGCGGGCCGTTCGTGTTGCTGATCTGGCCTGATGCAGAAACCTGCCAGCGGATGGTCGCGGCGACTCGCGCCGCTGGCGTGGTCACCGGCCCGCTGGGCATCAACAACATCCCCATGACAGAGTGGGGACTGCACCTCTACTACAACAACGTCAGCCTGACCCAGAAGCGCGGCGTCAATTCTGCCGGACGGCCGTGGTCCGATCCTGCCAACGCTTTTGCCGCCGGGTACACCTACGGACGGGGCACGCTGAAGCAGGCCGACGACCTGTTCAGCCGCACCAGCCTGCTGAGCGTACCGCCAGCCCTGACCGACGAAGCCTGCGACCACCTGATCGCCATCTTCCGCCAGGCAGCGGCGGATCTGGGGTTGTAA
- a CDS encoding LacI family DNA-binding transcriptional regulator, protein MSRKRSANAVTIHDVAQLAEVSPATVSKVINDVPYVSEETRQRVLAAIDKLNYRPNVIARSLRKSHTATIGLITDDLEGVFTMAMMRSIEEVASTQGFSVFLCNSYGEMSRERAHLEVLLAKQVSGVILMSGYKVRERGAPALELGRVPVVYLYQYTRDVDVPCIIPDDLGGGALGTRHLLDLGRRRIGFINGPLHFEASQQRLIGYQQALRNHGIPFDPALVRTGKWNEQSGYELAHELMALPQPPDAIFCASDSLAAGALDALHELGLRIPQDVAVVGFDNRYFSGYQRPPLTTVALPLYEMGSLAGELLLKAIQGEPPHRVIHRVPCTLVKRLSCGAPPD, encoded by the coding sequence ATGAGTCGCAAGCGTTCCGCCAACGCCGTCACCATACACGATGTCGCCCAGCTGGCTGAGGTATCCCCGGCCACCGTCTCCAAAGTCATCAATGACGTGCCCTATGTCAGCGAAGAGACACGGCAACGGGTGCTGGCGGCGATCGACAAGCTGAACTACCGCCCGAATGTAATCGCCCGCAGTCTGCGCAAGAGCCACACGGCGACCATCGGGTTGATCACCGACGACCTTGAGGGTGTCTTCACCATGGCCATGATGCGCAGCATCGAGGAAGTGGCCAGTACCCAGGGGTTCAGCGTTTTTCTCTGCAATAGCTATGGTGAAATGTCCCGCGAACGCGCTCACCTGGAAGTTCTGCTGGCCAAGCAGGTCAGCGGCGTCATCCTGATGAGCGGTTACAAGGTCCGCGAACGGGGCGCGCCAGCGCTGGAACTAGGCCGCGTGCCGGTCGTCTACCTGTATCAGTACACCAGAGATGTCGACGTGCCCTGCATCATCCCGGATGACCTGGGCGGCGGAGCGCTGGGCACCCGGCACCTGCTGGACCTGGGCAGGCGGCGTATCGGGTTCATCAACGGGCCGCTGCACTTCGAAGCCAGCCAGCAACGCCTGATTGGCTACCAGCAGGCCCTCAGAAACCACGGCATCCCATTTGACCCGGCACTGGTGCGAACAGGCAAGTGGAACGAACAGAGCGGTTACGAACTGGCCCACGAGTTGATGGCGCTGCCGCAGCCGCCTGACGCGATCTTCTGCGCCAGTGATAGCCTGGCCGCCGGCGCACTGGATGCCCTGCACGAACTCGGACTGCGCATCCCGCAGGATGTAGCGGTTGTCGGCTTTGACAACCGCTACTTCTCCGGCTATCAACGCCCGCCCCTGACGACCGTCGCCCTGCCCCTTTACGAAATGGGGTCGCTGGCCGGCGAACTGCTGCTAAAGGCCATTCAGGGGGAACCACCCCACCGTGTCATTCACCGCGTGCCCTGCACGCTGGTTAAGCGTCTCTCCTGTGGAGCGCCGCCGGATTGA
- a CDS encoding sugar ABC transporter permease translates to METIRNRPAETAVKGRNRARHLPSRRQLAGLFFVLPAVTFTLLFFIIPLLMTIWMSLHDWPLIGTPSFIGSGNYDTLAADRQFWTSLGFTIRYTLLVTPPIFILAFVLALLVNLPLRGVGLFRTAYFIPVVIGLGASSLLWVWLLNDRVGPFNTILRQVNLLQGSLVWLGSFDTALFAIIVSVVWKTVGFTMVLLLTGMQAIPQEIYQAAMVDGASYLGRLRHITLPLLRPTIALALVLSVIGSFLAFDQFYIMTRGGPRNQTITVVYWIFNNSFTYFKMGYGAALSLVLMGFLVILSMLQLRLLHREISY, encoded by the coding sequence ATGGAGACCATCAGGAACAGACCCGCAGAAACCGCTGTCAAGGGACGTAACCGGGCAAGGCACCTGCCTTCTCGCCGGCAATTGGCCGGCCTGTTCTTTGTGCTGCCAGCGGTCACCTTCACCCTGCTCTTCTTCATCATCCCCCTGCTGATGACCATCTGGATGTCGCTTCACGACTGGCCGCTGATCGGCACGCCAAGCTTCATTGGTTCGGGCAACTACGACACCCTCGCCGCCGACCGTCAGTTCTGGACAAGCCTGGGGTTCACCATCCGCTACACCCTGCTGGTGACCCCGCCGATTTTCATCCTGGCGTTTGTGCTGGCCCTGCTGGTCAACCTCCCCCTGCGTGGGGTTGGCCTGTTCCGGACGGCGTACTTCATCCCTGTGGTGATCGGCCTTGGCGCATCCAGCCTGCTGTGGGTCTGGCTGCTCAACGACCGTGTTGGTCCTTTCAATACCATTCTGCGGCAGGTCAACCTGCTTCAGGGATCGCTGGTCTGGCTGGGATCGTTTGACACGGCTCTATTTGCCATCATCGTGTCAGTAGTCTGGAAGACGGTTGGCTTTACCATGGTGCTCCTGCTAACCGGCATGCAGGCCATCCCTCAGGAGATCTACCAGGCCGCTATGGTGGATGGTGCCAGCTACCTGGGGCGGCTGCGCCATATCACCCTGCCGCTACTACGCCCGACCATCGCCCTGGCCCTGGTGCTTTCGGTCATCGGATCGTTCCTGGCCTTTGACCAGTTCTACATCATGACCCGCGGCGGCCCGCGCAACCAGACGATCACCGTCGTCTACTGGATCTTCAACAACTCGTTCACCTACTTCAAGATGGGCTACGGCGCGGCGTTGTCGCTTGTCCTGATGGGTTTCCTGGTGATCCTGAGCATGTTGCAGTTGCGCCTGTTGCACCGCGAGATCAGTTATTGA
- a CDS encoding sugar ABC transporter permease: MFSALRSLGRGSSVQRRQVWGLIFVLPTVIFFIIFFLYPIVSGLLFSLTDFTLLRPPVWVGLQNYQDLLKDRLFLKSLSVTMGYVVGTTVPVWVLSLLAALLFYQRFPGREFTKTLFFTPVLPSLIVVAIVWRILMQPNGLLTQLTRPFTGLGEVNWLSRPDLSPISMIIINDWTTIPFYMLIWLAGLTGIPSELRDAALVDGANRVQSFLHVELPLLRPTAVFVAAISSINAFQAFTLQWAISPGRGGPIDVNTTMGLLIWKYGFQFYRMGDAAAVSVVLFAMILLVTVLQLGLSRGEQYSLE; encoded by the coding sequence TTGTTCTCAGCGTTACGTAGCCTGGGTAGAGGTTCTTCCGTCCAGCGGCGGCAGGTCTGGGGGTTGATCTTCGTACTGCCCACGGTGATCTTCTTCATCATCTTTTTCCTATACCCCATCGTCAGCGGTCTGCTGTTCAGCCTGACCGATTTCACCCTGCTGCGCCCGCCGGTCTGGGTCGGGCTGCAGAATTACCAGGACCTGCTGAAGGACCGGCTGTTTCTAAAGTCGTTGAGCGTCACCATGGGGTATGTGGTTGGCACCACGGTCCCGGTCTGGGTGCTATCGTTGCTGGCCGCGCTGTTGTTCTACCAGCGCTTTCCGGGTCGCGAATTCACCAAAACGTTGTTCTTCACGCCAGTGCTGCCGTCCCTGATCGTTGTGGCGATCGTGTGGCGAATCCTGATGCAACCCAACGGGCTGTTGACGCAGTTGACCCGGCCCTTCACCGGGCTGGGGGAAGTCAACTGGCTGAGCAGACCTGACCTGTCGCCCATCTCGATGATTATCATCAACGACTGGACAACTATCCCTTTCTATATGCTGATCTGGCTGGCCGGACTGACGGGAATCCCAAGCGAGCTACGTGACGCAGCGCTGGTCGACGGGGCAAACCGGGTTCAGTCATTCCTGCACGTGGAGCTACCACTGTTGCGTCCGACGGCTGTATTTGTGGCAGCGATATCCTCGATCAACGCTTTTCAGGCATTTACCCTGCAATGGGCCATATCGCCAGGGCGCGGTGGACCGATTGACGTCAATACCACGATGGGCTTGCTGATCTGGAAATACGGGTTCCAGTTCTACCGCATGGGCGACGCTGCAGCGGTCTCGGTAGTGCTCTTCGCTATGATCCTGCTGGTAACCGTCCTCCAGCTGGGTTTGAGCCGGGGCGAGCAGTACTCACTTGAGTAG